The following are encoded in a window of Neomicrococcus lactis genomic DNA:
- a CDS encoding metal-dependent transcriptional regulator: MTDLIDTTEMYLRTILELEEESITPLRARIAERLGHSGPTVSQTVARMERDGLVHVSDDRQLQLSASGRTLATEVMRKHRLAERLLADVIGLEWEYVHDEACRWEHVMSERVERRLFELLGKPEMSPYGNPIPGLESLGGRGWADIAVPVTNLDTALDSGMTGPITVLRLAETIQVDPELLGQLNEGGIKPGATITLERSPGYIVVRVEGVEGALELPAEVSQHIFVKAEEK, encoded by the coding sequence GTGACTGACTTAATCGATACCACCGAGATGTATTTAAGAACCATCTTGGAGCTCGAAGAAGAGAGCATTACTCCTTTGCGCGCCCGAATTGCTGAGCGACTTGGCCACTCAGGCCCCACTGTTTCACAGACCGTTGCGCGCATGGAACGCGATGGCTTGGTACATGTTTCCGACGACCGCCAGTTGCAGCTGTCCGCCAGTGGACGCACGCTGGCCACCGAAGTCATGCGTAAGCACCGTCTCGCGGAGCGATTGCTTGCAGACGTGATTGGCCTCGAGTGGGAATACGTTCATGACGAAGCGTGCCGCTGGGAACACGTGATGAGCGAACGGGTGGAGCGCCGCCTGTTTGAACTACTGGGCAAGCCGGAAATGTCTCCCTATGGAAACCCGATCCCTGGACTGGAGAGTCTGGGTGGACGCGGTTGGGCAGATATCGCGGTGCCGGTCACGAATCTTGATACTGCTTTGGACTCCGGAATGACCGGACCTATTACGGTGCTCCGGCTCGCTGAAACTATTCAGGTTGATCCAGAACTTTTGGGCCAGCTCAATGAAGGTGGGATCAAGCCAGGCGCGACGATCACCTTGGAACGTTCCCCGGGATACATCGTGGTGCGAGTCGAAGGTGTCGAGGGAGCTTTGGAGCTGCCGGCGGAAGTCTCTCAGCACATCTTTGTTAAGGCTGAAGAAAAGTAG
- the serC gene encoding phosphoserine transaminase, whose protein sequence is MTNIAIPHELLPGDGRFGAGPSKVRDEQVQAIVDAQRTILGTSHRQAPVKNLVKSVQEGLKTFFNAPEGYEVILGVGGSTAFWDAASFGLVRQKAQHLSFGEFGSKFASATNKAPFLDASTILKSEPGTRPAPVAEEGVDVYAWPHNETSTGVFAPVKRLEGAADDALVVVDATSAAGGLDVSLGETDVYYFAPQKNFASDGGLWIAMFSPAALERVAEIKSTDRWIPDFLDLSTAVDNSLKNQTYNTPSLTTLVSLDNQVQWLNNNGGLKWAAGRTADSAGRVYSWAEAHEKATPFVVNADERSNVIATIDFDDSVDAAAVAKVLRANGVVDTEPYRKLGRNQLRIATFVAIEPDDVTKLTQCIDYVLENL, encoded by the coding sequence TTGACGAATATCGCGATCCCCCATGAACTCCTACCGGGCGACGGACGATTCGGCGCCGGGCCTTCAAAGGTCCGCGACGAACAAGTACAGGCCATCGTTGACGCACAGCGCACCATCCTTGGCACGTCCCACCGCCAGGCACCAGTCAAGAACTTGGTGAAGAGCGTTCAGGAAGGCCTCAAGACCTTCTTTAATGCCCCTGAGGGATACGAAGTCATTCTTGGCGTCGGCGGATCCACCGCATTCTGGGATGCCGCAAGCTTTGGACTGGTCCGCCAGAAGGCACAGCACTTGTCCTTCGGTGAGTTTGGCTCGAAGTTCGCCTCGGCCACCAACAAGGCGCCCTTCCTCGATGCTTCCACCATCTTGAAGTCAGAGCCGGGCACGCGTCCTGCTCCAGTCGCCGAAGAAGGCGTTGACGTTTACGCATGGCCTCACAACGAAACCTCCACCGGTGTCTTCGCTCCAGTGAAGCGCTTGGAAGGTGCCGCCGATGACGCACTCGTTGTTGTCGACGCAACCTCAGCTGCCGGCGGTCTCGACGTTTCTCTTGGAGAGACTGACGTCTACTACTTCGCTCCGCAGAAGAATTTCGCTTCTGACGGCGGCCTCTGGATCGCTATGTTCTCCCCTGCTGCACTTGAGCGCGTCGCTGAAATCAAGAGCACGGATCGCTGGATCCCAGACTTCTTGGATCTGAGCACGGCCGTTGATAACTCGCTCAAAAACCAGACGTACAACACGCCAAGCCTCACCACGCTGGTTTCCCTGGACAACCAGGTTCAGTGGCTCAACAATAACGGTGGCTTGAAGTGGGCTGCAGGCCGCACTGCTGACTCGGCTGGTCGCGTCTACTCGTGGGCAGAAGCTCACGAAAAGGCCACCCCATTCGTGGTCAACGCCGATGAACGCTCCAACGTCATCGCCACCATCGACTTCGATGACAGCGTGGATGCAGCTGCCGTCGCCAAGGTCCTTCGCGCCAACGGCGTCGTCGACACCGAGCCTTACCGCAAGCTTGGCCGCAACCAGTTGCGTATCGCCACCTTCGTCGCGATCGAACCGGATGACGTCACGAAGCTCACCCAGTGCATCGACTACGTGCTCGAAAACCTCTAA
- a CDS encoding DUF3027 domain-containing protein translates to MTRKAKLDDFLAQAVDVARDRLLEVVEADQLGEHLSATADGERLVTHRFAAEVAGYDGWVWFISLARVPRSKEATVCELGLIPGEGALLAPEWVPWAARVTAEEIESEESEHDDAASEGEEPADTVDASSEVEVTEDDSAETSESSKAE, encoded by the coding sequence ATGACGCGTAAAGCCAAGCTTGATGATTTCCTCGCGCAAGCCGTGGATGTTGCCCGTGACCGTCTCCTCGAGGTGGTCGAAGCGGACCAGCTTGGCGAGCATTTGTCTGCAACTGCGGATGGCGAACGACTCGTCACGCACCGCTTTGCGGCCGAGGTCGCAGGCTACGACGGCTGGGTCTGGTTCATCAGCCTGGCGCGCGTCCCGCGTTCCAAGGAAGCCACAGTCTGCGAGTTGGGCTTGATTCCTGGCGAAGGTGCGCTGCTGGCTCCCGAATGGGTGCCGTGGGCAGCGCGCGTGACGGCGGAGGAAATTGAGTCGGAAGAATCGGAGCACGACGACGCAGCTTCCGAAGGCGAAGAGCCTGCGGACACGGTGGATGCCTCGAGCGAAGTGGAAGTCACCGAAGATGACTCTGCGGAGACTTCCGAGTCCTCCAAGGCTGAATAA
- a CDS encoding cold-shock protein, whose translation MPTGKVKWFEPSKGFGFLVTDDGQEVYLHASALEDGLTTVRNGARMEFGIAEGRKGAQALSARLIEEAPSVARARRKPADEQAILVEDLIKLLDGISNGLRRGRYPEKTQGAKIAAVLRAVADDLDA comes from the coding sequence GTGCCTACCGGCAAAGTGAAATGGTTTGAACCCTCAAAGGGTTTCGGGTTCTTGGTGACGGATGACGGCCAAGAAGTGTATTTGCATGCGTCTGCGTTGGAAGACGGTTTGACGACCGTTCGCAATGGCGCGCGCATGGAATTTGGTATTGCTGAGGGGCGCAAGGGTGCGCAAGCGTTGTCTGCGCGCCTCATCGAGGAGGCTCCTTCCGTGGCTCGCGCGCGTCGCAAGCCAGCGGACGAACAGGCCATCTTGGTGGAAGACCTTATTAAGTTGTTGGACGGCATTTCCAACGGTCTGCGTCGGGGTCGTTACCCTGAGAAGACGCAGGGTGCGAAGATTGCAGCTGTACTGCGTGCCGTCGCCGACGATTTGGATGCCTAA
- a CDS encoding response regulator transcription factor — MNTRNAEAKLLVVDDEPNIRELLSTSLRFAGFDVVAAADGREALAAVEREQPDLAVLDVMLPDMDGFTVTRKLRAAGRHFPVLFLTARDDTEDKVTGLTVGGDDYVTKPFSLDEVVARIRAVLRRTHSVDDDAAILRVDDLELDDDAHEVRRSGEIIDLSPTEFKLLRYLMMNPNRVLSKAQILDHVWEYDFNGDASIVESYISYLRRKIDSRPEWPSLIQTKRGVGYLMRTADRR, encoded by the coding sequence ATGAATACCAGAAATGCAGAGGCGAAGCTGCTGGTTGTCGACGACGAACCAAACATTCGCGAACTCCTCTCCACGTCATTGCGATTCGCTGGTTTTGATGTTGTCGCCGCGGCCGATGGTCGTGAAGCCCTCGCCGCTGTAGAGCGCGAACAGCCTGATCTTGCCGTGCTCGACGTGATGCTTCCGGACATGGACGGCTTTACGGTGACTCGCAAGCTGCGCGCCGCCGGCCGCCACTTCCCGGTCCTGTTCTTGACAGCCCGTGATGACACTGAAGACAAGGTCACCGGCCTGACGGTTGGCGGCGACGATTACGTCACCAAGCCTTTCAGCCTCGACGAGGTTGTTGCGCGCATTCGTGCCGTCTTGCGCCGCACTCATTCGGTGGACGACGACGCCGCGATCTTGCGTGTTGATGACCTCGAGTTGGACGACGACGCTCACGAGGTACGCCGTTCCGGCGAGATCATCGATCTCTCCCCCACCGAATTCAAGCTCTTGCGTTACCTCATGATGAACCCCAACCGCGTGCTCTCTAAGGCACAGATCCTGGATCACGTGTGGGAATACGACTTCAACGGCGACGCCTCGATCGTGGAGTCCTACATCTCCTACTTGCGACGCAAAATCGACTCCCGCCCAGAATGGCCATCGCTCATTCAGACCAAGCGCGGAGTGGGTTACCTGATGCGCACGGCTGATCGTCGCTAA